One Xiphophorus couchianus chromosome 1, X_couchianus-1.0, whole genome shotgun sequence genomic region harbors:
- the top1b gene encoding DNA topoisomerase 1 — translation MSGDHGRGDSQVNSGSKGSDSHKHKDKHKEKEHKHKDHKKDKEREKIKHSNSEHKEYSERKHKDKEKPRHSDGSTNRHREKHKDKDKEKRKEDKSLSSHPDKPKKEKENGYVRERSPTAIKSEPEDDNGFYPSPKHNKAPKREKDDDEEEFEYKPKKVKVEHDKKAKKRKHEYEDDEEEEDTKHKKKTKDKKATEGKKGKKEEEEKWKWWEEERYTDGSKWRFLEHKGPVFAPPYEPLPNKVKFYYDGKQMKLSAPAEEVATFFAKMLDHEYTTKDIFRKNFYKDWRKEMTSEEKSIITDLNKCEFREMSEYFKAQSEARKQMSKEEKQKIKEENERILQEYGFCIMDNHKERIGNFRIEPPGLFRGRGDHPKMGMLKRRIRPEDIIINCSKDSKQPKPPPGTKWKEVRHDNKVTWLVSWTENIQGSIKYIMLNPSSRIKGEKDWQKYETARRLKKCVDRIRTQYRDDWKSKEMRIRQRAVALYFIDKLALRAGNEKEEGETADTVGCCSLRVEHIKLYPKLDEQEYVVEFDFLGKDSIRYYNKIPVEKRVFKNLQLFLENKQPEDDLFDRLNTSILNKHLQELMDGLTAKVFRTYNASITLQQQLKELTCPEDSIPAKILSYNRANRAVAILCNHQRAPPKTFEKSMQNLQTKIDEKQKQLSAARKQLKAAKADHKASHDEKSRKTVEVKRKAVQRIEEQLMKLQVQATDREENKQIALGTSKLNYLDPRISVAWCKKWSIPIEKIYNKTQREKFAWAIDMAEKDYEF, via the exons ATGAGTGGGGATCATGGACGCGGAGACTCTCAG GTCAACTCTGGATCTAAAGGAAGTG ACTCTCACAAACATAAAGACAAGCACAAAGAAAAggagcacaaacacaaagatcacaagaaagacaaggaaagagagaaaataaagcacagcaacag CGAACATAAGGAGTACTctgagagaaaacacaaagacaaagagaagCCGAGGCACAGTGACGGTAGCACAAacagacacagagaaaaacacaaagacaaggACAAAGAGAAGAGGAAAGAGGATAAG agTTTATCATCCCATCCTGACAAACCtaaaaaggagaaggaaaatgGATATGTGAG AGAGAGAAGTCCCACTGCCATTAAAAGCGAGCCGGAAGATGACAATGGCTTCTATCCGTCTCCCAAACACAACAAGGCCCCCAAACGTGAGaaggatgatgatgaggagga GTTTGAATACAAGCCTAAGAAAGTCAAGGTAGAGCACGATAAGAAGGCCAAGAAGAGGAAACATGAGTATGAAGatgacgaagaggaggag GATACTAAGCACAAAAAGAAGACGAAAGACAAGAAAGCAACAGAGGGaaagaaaggcaaaaaagaggaagaggagaaatgGAAATG GTGGGAGGAGGAGAGGTATACTGACGGCTCTAAATGGCGCTTTCTTGAACACAAGGGCCCAGTCTTCGCTCCACCTTATGAGCCTTTGCCCAACAAAGTCAAATTCTACTATGATG GTAAGCAAATGAAGCTTAGTGCTCCCGCTGAGGAAGTGGCCACCTTCTTTGCCAAGATGTTAGATCATGAGTACACCACTAAAGACATCTTTAGGAAGAACTTCTATAAAGACTGGAGGAAG GAAATGACATCAGAAGAGAAGTCAATAATCACAGATCTGAACAAGTGTGAATTCAGAGAAATGAGTGAGTACTTCAAAGCCCAATCAGAGGCTCGCAAACAGATGTCCAAGGAGGAGAAACAG aaaatcaaagAGGAAAATGAGCGGATCCTTCAGGAGTATGGTTTCTGCATCATGGACAATCACAAGGAAAGGATTGGAAACTTTCGCATCGAGCCGCCGGGTTTGTTCCGAGGACGAGGCGACCATCCAAAGATGGGAATGCTGAAACGACGCATTAGACCCGAAGACATCATCATCAACTGTAGCAA GGACTCCAAGCAACCCAAACCTCCACCAGGGACAAAGTGGAAGGAGGTTCGCCATGACAACAAGGTGACCTGGTTAGTATCCTGGACAGAGAACATCCAGGGCTCCATCAAGTACATCATGTTGAACCCGAGCTCCAGAATCAAG ggGGAGAAGGACTGGCAGAAGTATGAGACTGCCAGGCGTTTAAAAAAGTGCGTGGATCGGATTCGTACTCAGTACAGAGACGACTGGAAGTCAAAAGAGATGAGGATCCGGCAGAGGGCCGttgcactgtattttattgacaAG CTGGCTCTGAGGGCAGGGAATGAGAAGGAGGAAGGTGAGACGGCAGACACGGTCGGCTGCTGCTCGCTGAGGGTGGAGCACATCAAGTTGTATCCCAAGTTGGACGAGCAGGAGTATGTGGTGGAGTTCGACTTTTTGGGAAAAGACTCCATCCGCTACTACAATAAGATCCCAGTGGAGAAGCGG GTCTTTAAAAACCTTCAGTTGTTTCTGGAGAACAAGCAGCCAGAGGACGACCTCTTTGACAGATTGAAT ACTTCCATCCTCAACAAGCACTTACAGGagctgatggatggactgacaGCCAAAGTTTTCCGTACCTACAATGCCTCAATcaccctgcagcagcagctcaaagAACTTACCTGCC CTGAAGACAGTATCCCAGCTAAGATCCTGTCATACAACCGAGCTAACAGAGCTGTAGCCATTCTGTGTAACCACCAGAGAGCTCCGCCCAAAACATTTGAGAAGTCCATGCAGAATCTTCAGACCAAG ATTGACgagaaacaaaagcagctgtCTGCAGCCAGGAAGCAGCTGAAGGCCGCCAAGGCCGATCACAAGGCCTCACATGATGAAAAGAGTAGAAA GACTGTAGAGGTGAAGCGTAAAGCCGTGCAGAGGATAGAGGAGCAGCTCATGAAACTCCAGGTACAAGCCACGGACAGAGAGGAGAACAAGCAGATTGCTCTGGGCACCTCCAAGCTCAACTACCTGGATCCACGCATCTCTGTTGCCTG GTGCAAGAAGTGGAGCATTCCAATTGAGAAGATCTACAACAAGACCCAGAGGGAAAAGTTTGCCTGGGCGATCGACATGGCCGAAAAGGATTATGAATTTTAA